In one window of Carcharodon carcharias isolate sCarCar2 chromosome 38 unlocalized genomic scaffold, sCarCar2.pri SUPER_38_unloc_33, whole genome shotgun sequence DNA:
- the LOC121274827 gene encoding zinc finger protein 664-like encodes MEEGGSTVEEEEEEEKKPGGDEGAPEEEEEEAEEEAPTLGAAAPHPPRHRCPLCPKSFGSPSLLETHRRTHTGERPFQCPVCGRGFNQLCHLRRHRLLHAGDGLATACRGCGKDCRSPAGLARHRCRPAGERPYPCATCGRAFKQSYALVKHQRVHTTERPYLCPVCGQGFGYSSSLADHRRLHTGERPFRCGQCGRAYVNASRLTDHRRVHEPEPRHRCAECGKGFHYPSHLAKHRRVHTGERPFPCPACSRGFATAAKLAAHRRVHTGERPYRCGECGRGYASSSDLLVHQRGHTAERPWRCADCGRGYVKARDLAVHRRVHTGERPYACPLCGRRFGKSCNLAAHRRRHADERGYKCSLCGKAFKYSSSLSRHRRAHKAVVAAGATAAGDEGAAAAAGAGEGEPG; translated from the coding sequence ATGGAAGAGGGCGGCTCGacggtggaggaggaggaggaggaggagaagaaaccAGGAGGAGATGAAGGCGccccggaggaggaggaggaggaggcggaagAGGAGGCGCCGACCCTCGGAGCCGCGGCGCCGCACCCCCCCCGCCATCGCTGCCCACTGTGCCCCAAGTCCTTCGGCTCGCCCTCGCTGCTGGAGACCCACCGGCGCACCCACACCGGCGAGCGGCCCTTCCAGTGCCCGGTCTGCGGGCGGGGCTTCAACCAGCTGTGCCACCTGCGGCGCCACCGGCTCCTGCACGCCGGCGACGGCCTTGCCACCGCCTGCCGGGGCTGCGGCAAGGACTGCCGGAGCCCCGCCGGTCTGGCCAGGCACCGGTGCCGGCCGGCGGGCGAGCGCCCCTACCCCTGCGCCACCTGCGGCCGGGCGTTCAAGCAGTCCTACGCCCTGGTCAAGCACCAGCGGGTGCACACCACCGAGCGGCCCTACCTGTGCCCGGTGTGCGGCCAGGGCTTCGGCTACTCCAGCAGCCTGGCCGACCACCGGCGGCTGCACACCGGCGAGCGCCCCTTCCGCTGCGGGCAGTGCGGCCGCGCCTACGTCAATGCCAGCCGGCTGACCGACCACCGGCGGGTGCACGAGCCGGAGCCGCGGCACCGCTGCGCCGAGTGCGGCAAGGGCTTCCACTACCCCTCCCACCTGGCCAAGCACCGGCGGGTCCACACCGGCGAGCGGCCCTTCCCCTGCCCGGCCTGCTCCCGGGGCTTCGCCACCGCCGCCAAGCTGGCCGCCCACCGGCGGGTGCACACCGGCGAGCGGCCCTACCGCTGCGGGGAGTGCGGCCGGGGCTACGCCAGCTCCAGCGACCTGCTGGTCCACCAGCGCGGCCACACCGCCGAGCGGCCCTGGCGCTGCGCCGACTGCGGCCGGGGCTACGTCAAGGCCCGGGACCTGGCCGTCCACCGGCGGGTCCACACCGGCGAGCGGCCCTACGCCTGCCCCCTCTGCGGCCGGCGCTTCGGCAAGTCCTGCAACCTGGCCGCCCACCGGCGCCGCCACGCCGACGAGCGGGGCTACAAGTGCAGCCTGTGTGGCAAGGCCTTCAAGTACTCGTCCAGCCTCTCGCGGCACCGCCGGGCCCACAAGGCCGTGGTGGCTGCCGGCGCCACCGCAGCCGGCGACGAGGGTGCCGCTGCCGCCGCCGGCGCCGGCGAGGGGGAGCCCGGTTGA